The following is a genomic window from Clostridium fungisolvens.
GAAGTGTTTAAGGAAGTATCAAAGGATGTTTTGTTTTATAGACAATCTGGTGGAGGCGTAACAGTGTCTGGTGGAGAAGTTCTCATGAATGCTGATTTTGCAATTGAGCTGTTTAAGCTTTGCAAAGATGAATGTATACACACTGCTATAGAAACTACCGGTTATGGAAGCTTTGAAAAACTTAAGGAATTAAGTGACTACACTGATCTTATTCTATTTGATGTAAAACATGCAAATGACGAAATTCATAAAGAGCTTACGGGAGTTGGAAATGCTTTAATACAAGAAAACTTAAGTAAATTATCAAAGCAGGGGAAAGAAATCATAATTAGAATACCTTTAATTCCAGGGCTTAATGATGATGAGGACAATATTAAAAATACTATTAACATAGCTAAAGCTAACGGCATTAAGGAAATTCATATTCTTCCATATCACACCTTAGGATTAGATAAATATAGAAAACTTAAAAAAGACTATAAATTAACTGCTATAAAAAAGCATGAACCTGGGTATTTAGAAAGTTTAAAGAAGCTTGTAGAAAATTCATCAATAAAATGTATTATAGGGGGATAACATTTATGAAAAATTTTGTAGTTCAAAGTGAAAGAATTAAGAAGCTTAGAGAATCAGTACTTTCTCAAACACCAAGTGTATGTATAGAAAGAGCAAGGTATATAACTGAAGCATATAAGGAAAACGAGGCACAGCCTGTTTATATAAAGAGAGCTAAAGCAGTAGAAAAGATTTTAGAAAACATGAGCATTTATATTAAAGCTGGTGAGCTTGTAGTAGGAAATCAGGCTTGTGAAGAAAGAACTGCTCCTGTATTTCCAGAGTATGCAGTAGATTGGATAGAAAAGGAGCTTTTAGAAAAAGGTAATTTTAATAAAAGAGATGGGGACAACTTCTATCTTCCAGAAAAGCATAAAGACGAACTTTTAGAAATAACAAAGTACTGGAAGGGCAAGACTTTAAAAGATAAATGTATGGCAGTAGTACCTGAAGAGGTTAAGACTGGTTTTGAAGTTAAGGTTATACATGGAGAAGGAAATATGACTTCAGGTGATGGACACATTGTTCCAGACTTTGAAAAAGCTATTAAGCTTGGTCTTAATGGAATTATAAAAGAAGCAGAAGAAAGACTAAAGAGAATAGATATAAGTGAAAATGATGCTTTAAGAGAAAAAGCATTTCTTGAATCTATAATTATAACAAATAAAAGTGTAATAGCCTTTGGAAAAAGATATGCTGAGCTTGCAAAACAGTTAAGCTTAACAGAGGAAAATGAAAGCAGAAAGGCAGAGCTTTTAAAAATTGCTGAAGTATGTGAAAGAGTACCTGCTGAGCCTCCAACAAATTTCTATGAAGCGGTTCAAATGGTATGGTTTGTTCATTTGGCTATTCAGATAGAAAGTAATGGACATTCTGCATCCTTAGGGAGAACTGATCAGTATCTTTATGCTTTCTATAAAAATGATATAGCTGATGGAACTATTACAAGAGATTTTGCTAAAGAATTATTACAATGTTTATGGATAAAGCTTTATTCTATATTAAAGATAAGATCAACTTCACACTCAGGTTATGGTGCTGGCTATCCGACCTACCAAAACGTTACTATAGGTGGCTCAAATGCTGATTATTCTGATGCAGTAAATGATTTAAGCTTTTTAATTCTTGAAAGTGTTGGGGAAGCAAAGCTTACTCAGCCAAACCTTTCAGCAAGAGTTCACAATAATACTTCTGAAAAATTCATAAGACAATGTGCGGAAGTTGTTGCTACTGGTTTTGGTATGCCTGCTCTTCATAACGATGAGATAATAATTCCGGCACTTCTTGCAAAAGGTGTAGAGTACAAGGATGCCTTTAACTATACAATGGTTGGATGCGTGGAAGTAGCTGTACCAGGAAAATGGGGCTATAGATGTACTGGAATGACCTTCTTAAATTTAATTAAAGCCTTTGAGCTTACTTTAAATGATGGCCATGATAAGAGAACTGGACATACTATGCTTTCTGGTAATGGATCATTAAAAGATTTTAAGACTTATGAGGACTTATGGAAAGCATGGGAGAAAAATATTGAATACTATACAAAGTTATCTATTGTTTCAGATAAAGTTGCAGATACTAATCTTCTAGAATTCCCTGATATACTATGTTCATCTTTAATTGATGATTGTATTGAGAGGTGCAAAACAGCAAAAGAGGGTGGAGCTGTTTATGATATAGTAGCTGGTCTTCAAGTTGGACTTGCAAATGCAGCTAACAGTTTTGCAGCTTTGAAAAAGGCAGTTTATGAAGATAAGCTTCTTACACTAGAACAGATTATTGAAGTGTTAGATAACGACTTCGAAGGTGAAGAAGGAGAAAGAATCAGAAGGCTTTTAGAGAATATAGCTAAGTATGGTAATGATGAAGATTATACAGATAATATAGCTGTAGATGTGTATAATACTTATATTAAAGAAATTACTAAGTACAAAAATACTAGATTTGGTAAAGGACCAATAGGTGGTAATTATGGATTATCAACTTCAGGAATTTCATCAAATGTTCCAATGGGATGTGTAACAGGAGCAACTCCAGATGGAAGAAAAGCATGGACACCAGCAGCAGAAGGATGTTCTCCAGTTCAAGGCACAGACTTTAAGGGACCAACTGCAGTACTAAAGACTGTATCAAAGCTTCCTAATATATTAATGACTGGTGGACAATTATTAAATGTAAAGTTCTCGCCAGATTTAATAAATAACGAAGTAGGCTTCCAAAAATTCGTTATGTTAATAAAGAGTTTTATAGCCATAAAAGGCTGGCATATACAGTTTAATATAATCTCTGTTGAAACCTTAAAGAAAGCTAAAGAAAACCCAGAAGAATATAGAGATATCATTGTAAGAGTAGCCGGATATTGTGCACAATTTGTAACCTTGGACCCAACTACTCAAGATGATATAATAAGTAGGACAGAACAAAAATTTTGATGCAATTTAAAATTAAGGTGTTTATACATCCGGTACTTTGATGAGCTACGTAAAGAATTAATATGATTTTCTCCAATTCCATAGCTAAAACTGTATAACTCACTACGTTCGAACAATACAGTTTATTAACGCTATTCCATTTCCGAAAATCATTTAATTCTAGCTTACTCGCTCAAATAAGTACCTCCTGAACAAACACCTTAATTTCGGAAAATATTCACTTAAAATATTTAAGTAACATCAAATAAATTTAACGGAGGAATAAGAATATGAAATTCATAATAGACTTTGCAAACTTAGATCAAATTAAGGAAATGTATGAGTATTATCCATTAGAAGGGGTTACAACTAATCCTTCAATATTAGCAAAGGAAGGCAAAAATCCTTACGAAGTATTAAAGGCAATTAGAGAATTTATTGGAACAGAGGCAGAGCTACATGTTCAAGTAGTTTCTTTAAATGCAGAAGGAATGATTGAAGAGGCACATAGAATTCAAAAAGAATTAGGTGCTAACACTTATGTAAAGATACCAGTATCAAGAGAAGGCTTAAAGGCAATAAAAGCTCTTGCAGTTGAAGGAGCTAATATAACAGCAACAGCTATCTACACACAAATGCAGGCTTACCTTGCAGGTAAAGCAGGTGCTCACTACGCTGCTCCTTATGTAAACAGAATTGATAACTTAGGTGCAGATGGAGTAAAGGTTGCAAAAGATATTCATGATATATTTAAGAAAAATGGCTTAAAGACAGAAGTTCTTGCAGCAAGCTTCAAAAATTCTCAACAAGTTTTAGAACTTGCAAGATATGGAGTTGGAGCAGCAACAGTTGCACCAGATGTTATTGAAGGCTTAGTAAAATTAGACTCTGTGACTGCTGCAGTAGCTGCATTTACAAAAGACTTTGAAGGGTTATGCGGTGAAGGAAAGACAATGGTTGACTGTTAATAGCTTTTGCATACCTTTGGTGATTAAAGGTTAAGAGGAAATCAATATAGTTGATAACAAAAAGCCCTTAAGAATAAATTTATATATTAAAATCCACCTGTCAAGTATTCGTGAAGACAGGTGGATTTTTTCAACTATTAAGAGCTTTGTTCTTTATTTCTATCGAATAAAACTTTTCCAGGACAAACTTGAGATTGGCCAAAATACTTGCATTTTGCACAGCTTAAACAAGCTCCAGTATCTTTTCCTTCTTTAGCATCATTTGCCCAATTAGGGTTTATAAGGACACCTCTACCGATATCTATTATGTCTACCTTTGTTTCATTTAATATTGCTTCAGCTATGGCAGGAGATTTAATGCTGTTAACTGCGAATACTGGAACTGCAACCACTTCTTTTATTTTTTCTGCGGCAAATACAGTATGAGCGTATTTATATCCTTCAGCTATATTTACAATCTGCTCGCTTGCAAAACCAAAAGAAACATCAAGGAAGTCTATTCCGTTAGCATCTAGAATTTTAGCGTAATGTAGTCCATCTTCTAGAGCTGGTTCGAAACCGGCTAAACGAATTCCAACAACAAATTCATGTGGAGTAACCTTTCTAATTCCATTTATAATTTCTAGTACAAATTTTTCAGGATTGATGCCATATTCATCAGTTCTCTTATTTACATTTTTATTTAAGAATTGGCTTATTAAATAGCCATGACAACCATGAAGTTCGATACCATCGTATCCAGCTTTATAAGCTCTTGCAGCAGCTTCAATAAAATCCTTTTGAATAGATTTTATATCTTCTATAGTCATTTCACGGCCAATAACAGTTCTAAAAGGTCCCTTATATTCATAAGCACTTGGACAAATTGGGTTTTCTGATATTGAAGTAACTCCTGCATGATGAATTTGGATAAATATTTTACTTCCTTCTTCATGAACTGCATTAACAATTTCTTTTAGTCCTTCAATTTGCTCATCTTTCCATATTCCAAGTTGTTTTTCCATTAGTCTTCCATCTATGTTGACACAAGTAGCTTCTTGAATTATTAATCCTGCGCCACCTTTAGCTAATTCTCTATAGCGCTCTATATTTCCTGATGTTACATATCCATCTTCTGCTAGTCCAATAACCATTGGAGGAACAGCAATACGATTCTTTAGTTTTACGTCCTTAATACTAAACTCTGAGAATAACTTAGTCATTAATCAACACTCCTATTTAACTATTCATTTACTGTTAATATATTATTTGATATGCTACTATTATAATTTACTAAGGAACAAAATAACAAGTACGCACATTTTTGTGCCTTAAGCCTGGAGGGATAACTATGAAGAATTGTTTTAAAGAAGTATCAGTTACAGATCATGAGGAATGTCCAGTTATTCAAGCACTTGAAATCATAGGGGGAAAATGGAGATTACCTATAATATGGATGATTTCTGCTGAAAAAAGTATTAGATATAATGAGCTTAAGCGAAAAATACCTGGAATCACAAATATTATGCTCACTCGTTCATTGCAAGCTTTAGAAGAATATGGGTTGGTAAAAAGAGTGGAATATAACAAAATCCCCCCACACGTAGAATACTCCTTAACGGAAGCCTGCTATGAACTTTTACCTGCTTTAACAATTATAAATCAGTGGGGAAAAAAGATGTTGCCAATATTTAATAAAGGTAGTGAGTGTAAGAATATATCAGCAAGTAGTAGTAAATAAACTAAGATATATTAAAATTCTGGGTTGCGTTTAAGCACGTTATTGAAATTAAAAATGGCGTAATTTCGAAGATTTTTTAGAATGCTTTCTGTCTTTAAGAAATAAAATAAGAAGTAATAGTGAGTATGTTATTGAAACTAATATAAAAAGGTATTGTGTTAAATAATCTATACTAAATTTTGAACTGATTTCGAAAGTAAAAACACTGGGCTGACTTTTTGGACCTATAAGATTCATAAAAAAGTCAGTTGCAAAGTGTAGCCCAATTGACATATATAAGGATTTGGTTTTTATATAAAGATACCCTAAAGTAATACCTCCAAGAAGTACAGAAGACAATTGGTAAAGGCTGTTATACCTAGTGCAATGAAAAACCATGAAGATTAAAGAACTTACTATAAGACCGAACATTTTTCCCTTATATCTTCCTAGATAATTAAGTAAAACTCCTCTGAAAAGCACTTCTTCGCATACTGAGGCAAAGAATGCTCTAATAAACATGCTTACTACGAAAAATAAAACTATTTTTGAATCATAGTATTTGAAACTGGTGCCCTGAAAAAATGCAATTCTACTTAAAAATATCCATAAGTAAATTAGTAAAGTTCCAATAAATCCTATGGTTACTCCTTTAAAAATAGATTTACCAATAGCTTTATCTTTATTGAGCCCTATTGAACTAAAGAGAGTACCTTTACTATGCTTTCTAATAATTATAAGCTGAACAATGAAGATTGTAGCTTCTAAAAGTACATTTCCTAATAAACTATCATTAAGTATATTTAAGCCAATACTTCTCATTGATGATAGCACTAGCTGTAAAGCGATTATAGCTATAATTGTAAGTACTAATGATTTTATGACAATACTCAAATTTTGATTAACTTGTGTCTTCTTCATCTCTACTACCTTTCTAAAAAACTAAATTGTTTTAAATAAAAATGATGCATTGAAATGTGAAAAAAATTACTAGATTATCTATACGCTGCATCACTTAATAACCACTTAATTTAAATAATATGATCGAACACAGACAGTAATTATAATTTTTTATAATTAAAACTTTTTATAATTAAATAAATATAAAAATTTATAGGAAAAATGCAGGTTTGAAGATTGTTGAGTAAATTAAAGCTTAAATAGATGTTAGTCTTAATTATAATATTAGATTAGCAAAATTAACTACAAATGAATGATGAAATGACTAATTATATATCTAAGTTAGTTACTTTAAACTTTTTAAACATAAATTGATAATTATTTCAATAATATGGTGAATATTCCTATGGTTGGTGTGTTATAATTCTTATATATTATATCAGAGCATTATGTTAGCTTTTAATTTTAGGTGGTGTTTTAGTGAGATGTTTTTGTGAAAATGAAAGTTTTGAGTTAAAACTTGAGGCAGATTTAGTCCCAGATCCATTATGGTATTAAGATTGTTAAATTACCACATAATACAGTGGTATTCTGAAAGAAGTTTATAAAATAATATAAACTAAAATTAGTTATAGTATAAAAACTTTATAGATAAACCACTTCGTAATAGAATTTATATTTTTTAATTCTCTCACCAAAACCCATGAGAGTTTTAATAATAGACTTCGGATCGAACTGGTTCATCTTTATATAAATCCCTTAGATAAGATAGAAATACATACAAAATAAAATAAAAGTAGGGGATAGTATTATGAAGATTGTAGTTTTGCACGGGCAGATGCACAAAGGCAGCACGTATAACATCACAAAACTTTTTTTAGACAAATTTTCTGATAAGAACCCTGAGATAACAGAATTTTTTATGCCAAAACATACACCAGGCTTCTGCGTAGGTTGTTTTAATTGTTTTACCAAAGGTGAGGATGCATGCCCTCATGCTGACAAGGTACAACCTGTTGTAAAGATAATGGAAGAAGCAGATTTGATAATTTTAGAATCACCTTGTTATGTATTTGGGATGAGTGGTCAACTTAAAACTTTCTTAGACCATATGGGATATCGATGGATGCCTCACCGTCCACATGAAAAAATGTTTAGTAAAATTGGACTGGTTATTTCAACAGCAGCAGGTGCCGGTGCAAAGAAGGTTACAAAAGATCTAAAAAATAATCTATTTTATTGGGGAGTACCTAAGACCTATTGTTATGCCAATAACGTTGGCGCTTCGAGCTGGGAAACTGTAAAACCAGAAAAAAAGAGACAAATAGAAAGTGAAGTAACAAAGTTAGTTGAAAAGATATCACGAGAAGTTTGCAATGTAAGGCCAGGAATTAAGACAAAGGCCATGTTTAGAATAATGAAGCTGAGCCAAAAGTCAAATGATTGGAATGCTACTGATAAAGAGTATTGGATAAAAAAAGGTTGGCTTAATGGAAAGAAGCCTTGGTAAAAATACATGGATTAAAAGGAGATTTGGTAATGATAGATGAGCAGGTTATCTTTGAAAGTAAAGAATTAGTTGATAACTCGAAAATTGTAATGGTTGGAACTAATGGGGAAAGTGCTTATCCAAATATAAAGGCTATGATGAGGCTAGAACATGATGGTTTAAAGAAATTTTGGCTCAGTACAAATACATCAACAAAAAGAGTTAAGCTTTTAAAAGAAGATGGTAAAGCTTGCTTATATTTTGTAGATGAAAATAAGTTCGCAGGATTAATGTTAATAGGTAATATCGAGATAGTAGAGGATAGAAAATATAAAGAATTGTTATGGAACGATGGTTGCGAAATTTACTATCCACTAGGTATAGATGATCCTGATTATACAGTGTTGTGCTTTACAACTGAGTCGGGTAATTATTATCGTCATTTAAAAAATGTAACCTTCAAAGTAGAAGAAATATAATGAGGCTAAATAATAACTAAAAAAATATAGTAGTGATTGAGTATTCAGAACATAACTATAAATAAAAGAGGGGCTAAGAATGAAAAAGAATAATTGGGGAGCATATTTTTTGTATGCAGTAGTATTTTTTTGCTACATTGTACTAAGCAATAAGTTATTAATATCTTTTAATAAAGAGAAGCAAATGACGTTTCAAATCATGCCATTAATTTTATGGTCGATGTTTATTTTTATCCTATTAGGTTTATTACTTGGATTAGAAAAGCTTATATTAGAAAGGAAAAAAGACGGAAATTGGAAAATTAATTTGCCTAAACTTATTTTTTTGGGTATACCATTTCTTTATCTTTCTTTAGGCGTACTTATATACTATTCATCTTTAATCCCACAAGTTTTATCTTACCCAATACAATTCTTTTTGCAGGATAATATTAATTTCTTTTCAATTTTTCAAGTGATTTTAGGTTATGTAATTAGTTCGAGTTTTATTAAGGTCGAAGACTAAGCAAATTTAATTTGAAAAAAAATTTGTGCAGCGATAAATAGGAAATTAATATTATGAACAGATACTGTAAGGTTCAGAGATGAATCTTACAGTATTTTTTATGTTGAAAGACAAAAGTACTTAGACAATAAAATTATTGTAAAGTTACTATTTAAACTACTTGTACTATAGGGTTCCATTACGAAAACTTAAGTTATGCATGTTCGAAAAACATGCACCTATATTCTATAGACATGCATAACTTAATAGTTGAAGTTGGACCCTAGATAGATCAGCTCTAAATAAGATCAAACTAAGTAATTTAGAGTTAACAGTATAAGCAAATAAATTTGTATAGTAGAACAGGAATATCTATTCCGCTTAAGCACATAAACTACTTCAATCCTTAGACTCAAAATAAAGATTTCGATGATTCTACGAATCTTTATTTTGATAAGTTTCAATAAAAAGTAGTTTATCTATAAATGATAGTTGAAAACTCAATCATGATTTAGAAAATTATATGAAAATAGATATAAGGATATCAAGTTTATGGAAATTATTGGTATGAAGTGATATAATTGTAAGCAACAAATAGGAATATAAAGTGCCATGTAGTAATACAGTAGTACATGGTATGTATTGGAGGGGTAATATTGTCAGAGCCTTTAAAAGAAAATCAAAACCTTGTGATTAGAAGAGCACTTACTGAAGATGCAGTAGAGTTAAATGAATTTTACAGAAACATAATTTTAGAAACTGATCATTTCGGTTATGAAGTTGACGAGTTTCATATTACTGATGAACAACAAGAACATACGATAAATATGTTTATTCAAGCAGATAATGCAATCTTACTTGTCGCAACCTTAAATGATAAAATTGTAGGAAATTTATCTTTTAGAGCTGGTACTTCAAAGAAGTTTCAGCATGTTGGTGAATTTGGTGTACAAGTGTTGAAGGATTATTGGAACTTAGGAATTGGGAAAGAACTTGTACAATGCTTGATAAATTGGGCAAAAAAAAATGAAACGATTTATAAAATAAGTTTAAGGGTAAGAGCGGATAATAAAAATGCAATACATTTGTATAAAACATTAGGATTCATGGAAGAAGGTATTTTAAAGGGGGAAATGATGTGCAATGGAACCCTTCATGATTTAATATATATGGGGATTGTGGTAGATTAAGCGTGTACTTAAACCTCCATGGGTCACTTTAAATAGCTGCGTAGATTACACTTGTTAATATCTCTCATTTTAGTTGGAATTATATTTGTATTTTTTTAATGGGAAAAAGCCTTAGGTTAATTTGTTCAGAATTTATATTTAGAAATAACTATAAGAATGATCTTGGAATTCAGTGCAATAACAATAGAAGTAATTAAAGATTTAAAACACCGCACTTTTCAAATTTGAATTTTGCGGTGTTTTGTTGTACATTATCATTCCTGGAATTTTCGATTTCCATATAAATTATTAGATGTTATAAGTAATTAGGAAATTGAAATTTTTGTATTATTGTTTTGATATAGTCTAGTTGATTAGAATAATAGTTATATTTAAGGGGGGCAAACATTTTAGTATGGATATTTACTTGTTGTGTCACTAATGGAATGATAATGTTCTTCAGAGATATACGTTATTCCAGAAATATAATGAATATGTCCTCCAGGAACTTGATAAGCTGGGCTTGTTTCAATGATGTAGTAGTGCCTATGCCCATCTTCATAAGCTGTGTATCCAGCTATATGATGCACATGAGGTACTCCAGTTGGAGCTGGTGAAGTTTCTCCCTTATAATCATGGCTATGGCCGTCATTAATAGATGTCATTCCTGAGTAAAAATGGGTATGATACATTTTTATACTCCTTAAACAAATATTATATTTATAGTATATAGAACATATTATTTAAATGTTACTTCAACGATTTTTTAATTGAAGAGTTAATATAATAACTTGATATAATAAAGTTATTTATAGTTTATGAGGAATGTGTTTATTAAGATATAATGCTATTCTGTGAAAACAAGACTATAAAAAGAAAAAAATATATAATACAATAGTAATGAAAATGAAAAGTTTTATTACCACTACGTACAAAATTGGAGGAAGAATCATATGAGCGATAGAAACGAATGTCCTGTTTGTGGTAGCAAGGAAATTGGTAAAGGGATATTAGGAGGAAATGATGTAGGTGCAAGAGTTATGCCTATAGGAAAAATTTTCACAATGGGCTCTGAGATAATTGTAATAATGTGTACTGATTGTGGACATGTTTTGTCAATGAAAGTATTAGAACCTAAAAAATTTAAGTAGATAAAATGTAGATTATTCTTAAATATGATGAACAGGGAGAACTTCATGAAAAAGAAGAAGATTAAAATTATTGTAGCTTCACTGATCCTATTAGCTTTAGCTATTCCTACTTCTGTATACGGATACAGTTATCATTCCTATGATGTAAATTTAAAAAATGCAGAGACATTATTAGCTGATGAAAAATATGATGAGTCAGCGAAAGCTTTTCTAAATTTAAAAGCAAGTAAATTCTCTAATCGCGATGCTTCACTTATTGATACAAAGGTTAAATTAATTTCAGAATTAAAACAATCAAAAGAGGTTTTTAACTCTGCTGAAAAGCTTTTAGATGAAAATAAGTATATAGAAGCTATTAATAGC
Proteins encoded in this region:
- a CDS encoding CPBP family intramembrane glutamic endopeptidase; this translates as MKKTQVNQNLSIVIKSLVLTIIAIIALQLVLSSMRSIGLNILNDSLLGNVLLEATIFIVQLIIIRKHSKGTLFSSIGLNKDKAIGKSIFKGVTIGFIGTLLIYLWIFLSRIAFFQGTSFKYYDSKIVLFFVVSMFIRAFFASVCEEVLFRGVLLNYLGRYKGKMFGLIVSSLIFMVFHCTRYNSLYQLSSVLLGGITLGYLYIKTKSLYMSIGLHFATDFFMNLIGPKSQPSVFTFEISSKFSIDYLTQYLFILVSITYSLLLLILFLKDRKHSKKSSKLRHF
- a CDS encoding oxidoreductase, which encodes MTKLFSEFSIKDVKLKNRIAVPPMVIGLAEDGYVTSGNIERYRELAKGGAGLIIQEATCVNIDGRLMEKQLGIWKDEQIEGLKEIVNAVHEEGSKIFIQIHHAGVTSISENPICPSAYEYKGPFRTVIGREMTIEDIKSIQKDFIEAAARAYKAGYDGIELHGCHGYLISQFLNKNVNKRTDEYGINPEKFVLEIINGIRKVTPHEFVVGIRLAGFEPALEDGLHYAKILDANGIDFLDVSFGFASEQIVNIAEGYKYAHTVFAAEKIKEVVAVPVFAVNSIKSPAIAEAILNETKVDIIDIGRGVLINPNWANDAKEGKDTGACLSCAKCKYFGQSQVCPGKVLFDRNKEQSS
- a CDS encoding fructose-6-phosphate aldolase; translated protein: MKFIIDFANLDQIKEMYEYYPLEGVTTNPSILAKEGKNPYEVLKAIREFIGTEAELHVQVVSLNAEGMIEEAHRIQKELGANTYVKIPVSREGLKAIKALAVEGANITATAIYTQMQAYLAGKAGAHYAAPYVNRIDNLGADGVKVAKDIHDIFKKNGLKTEVLAASFKNSQQVLELARYGVGAATVAPDVIEGLVKLDSVTAAVAAFTKDFEGLCGEGKTMVDC
- a CDS encoding winged helix-turn-helix transcriptional regulator, with protein sequence MKNCFKEVSVTDHEECPVIQALEIIGGKWRLPIIWMISAEKSIRYNELKRKIPGITNIMLTRSLQALEEYGLVKRVEYNKIPPHVEYSLTEACYELLPALTIINQWGKKMLPIFNKGSECKNISASSSK
- a CDS encoding glycyl radical protein; this translates as MKNFVVQSERIKKLRESVLSQTPSVCIERARYITEAYKENEAQPVYIKRAKAVEKILENMSIYIKAGELVVGNQACEERTAPVFPEYAVDWIEKELLEKGNFNKRDGDNFYLPEKHKDELLEITKYWKGKTLKDKCMAVVPEEVKTGFEVKVIHGEGNMTSGDGHIVPDFEKAIKLGLNGIIKEAEERLKRIDISENDALREKAFLESIIITNKSVIAFGKRYAELAKQLSLTEENESRKAELLKIAEVCERVPAEPPTNFYEAVQMVWFVHLAIQIESNGHSASLGRTDQYLYAFYKNDIADGTITRDFAKELLQCLWIKLYSILKIRSTSHSGYGAGYPTYQNVTIGGSNADYSDAVNDLSFLILESVGEAKLTQPNLSARVHNNTSEKFIRQCAEVVATGFGMPALHNDEIIIPALLAKGVEYKDAFNYTMVGCVEVAVPGKWGYRCTGMTFLNLIKAFELTLNDGHDKRTGHTMLSGNGSLKDFKTYEDLWKAWEKNIEYYTKLSIVSDKVADTNLLEFPDILCSSLIDDCIERCKTAKEGGAVYDIVAGLQVGLANAANSFAALKKAVYEDKLLTLEQIIEVLDNDFEGEEGERIRRLLENIAKYGNDEDYTDNIAVDVYNTYIKEITKYKNTRFGKGPIGGNYGLSTSGISSNVPMGCVTGATPDGRKAWTPAAEGCSPVQGTDFKGPTAVLKTVSKLPNILMTGGQLLNVKFSPDLINNEVGFQKFVMLIKSFIAIKGWHIQFNIISVETLKKAKENPEEYRDIIVRVAGYCAQFVTLDPTTQDDIISRTEQKF
- a CDS encoding flavodoxin family protein; this encodes MKIVVLHGQMHKGSTYNITKLFLDKFSDKNPEITEFFMPKHTPGFCVGCFNCFTKGEDACPHADKVQPVVKIMEEADLIILESPCYVFGMSGQLKTFLDHMGYRWMPHRPHEKMFSKIGLVISTAAGAGAKKVTKDLKNNLFYWGVPKTYCYANNVGASSWETVKPEKKRQIESEVTKLVEKISREVCNVRPGIKTKAMFRIMKLSQKSNDWNATDKEYWIKKGWLNGKKPW
- a CDS encoding YmaF family protein, whose amino-acid sequence is MYHTHFYSGMTSINDGHSHDYKGETSPAPTGVPHVHHIAGYTAYEDGHRHYYIIETSPAYQVPGGHIHYISGITYISEEHYHSISDTTSKYPY
- a CDS encoding glycyl-radical enzyme activating protein, with the protein product MIKTTVCEIEHYAVHDGPGIRTVVFLKGCPLKCLWCSNPETQRRENELYYNNSTCALCKKCIHACEYNALSSNDQGIVIDRNKCIACGKCTDACPTNSLRLVGKNMEVEEVFKEVSKDVLFYRQSGGGVTVSGGEVLMNADFAIELFKLCKDECIHTAIETTGYGSFEKLKELSDYTDLILFDVKHANDEIHKELTGVGNALIQENLSKLSKQGKEIIIRIPLIPGLNDDEDNIKNTINIAKANGIKEIHILPYHTLGLDKYRKLKKDYKLTAIKKHEPGYLESLKKLVENSSIKCIIGG
- a CDS encoding GNAT family N-acetyltransferase, which produces MSEPLKENQNLVIRRALTEDAVELNEFYRNIILETDHFGYEVDEFHITDEQQEHTINMFIQADNAILLVATLNDKIVGNLSFRAGTSKKFQHVGEFGVQVLKDYWNLGIGKELVQCLINWAKKNETIYKISLRVRADNKNAIHLYKTLGFMEEGILKGEMMCNGTLHDLIYMGIVVD
- a CDS encoding transcription initiation factor TFIIIB, with protein sequence MSDRNECPVCGSKEIGKGILGGNDVGARVMPIGKIFTMGSEIIVIMCTDCGHVLSMKVLEPKKFK
- a CDS encoding pyridoxamine 5'-phosphate oxidase family protein codes for the protein MIDEQVIFESKELVDNSKIVMVGTNGESAYPNIKAMMRLEHDGLKKFWLSTNTSTKRVKLLKEDGKACLYFVDENKFAGLMLIGNIEIVEDRKYKELLWNDGCEIYYPLGIDDPDYTVLCFTTESGNYYRHLKNVTFKVEEI